In the genome of Acanthopagrus latus isolate v.2019 chromosome 17, fAcaLat1.1, whole genome shotgun sequence, the window GGACAGAGTGGGTTTAAAAGGGTCTGGATCTCACTGAGTTGACACCGAGGCTCTGACAGTAATCACGATGAAGGCTTTCATTCTTCTGGCTCTGTTCGCCGTGGCGTGTGAGTATGAATccttctttttcaaatcaatctgacCATCTTACAAAAGGTTAATCGTGGtaactctctcctcctgtcagacGCCGCTCCCATtgacgatgacgatgacaaGATTGTTGGAGGCTACGAGTGCAGAAAGAACTCTGTGCCCTACCAGGTCTCTCTGAACTCTGGCTACCACTTCTGTGGAGGCTCCCTCATCTCCAGCACGTGGGTggtgtctgctgctcactgctacAAGTCGTAAGTGCAGACATCTGATTTAACACCAGACCGGATCCAAACCTGCAGCTTCCACAAACGCAAAGTGTAATGAAATCAGAGATGCTGTATATGTGCAACGTCACATTACTTAACATGATTGAATCCTGTCGTCTCTCCTCAGCCGCGTCCAGGTGCGTCTTGGTGAGCACAACATTGAGGTCAATGAGGGCACGGAGCAGTTCATCAACTCTGCTAAGGTCATCCGTCACCCCCGCTACAACAGCGGCAACCTGGACAATGACATCATGCTGATCAAGCTGAGCAAGCCCGCCACCCTGAACAACTACGTCCGCACCGTGTCCCTGCCCTCCAGCTGTGCCACCTCTGGCACCCGCTGTCTGATCTCTGGATGGGGCAACACCAGCAGCTCTGGAAGTCAGTGAAAGACTGCAAATGTAACTGGGAAGTATTTTTGGTACAGCTCACagtaattgtctttttcttctttag includes:
- the prss1 gene encoding trypsin-1; its protein translation is MKAFILLALFAVAYAAPIDDDDDKIVGGYECRKNSVPYQVSLNSGYHFCGGSLISSTWVVSAAHCYKSRVQVRLGEHNIEVNEGTEQFINSAKVIRHPRYNSGNLDNDIMLIKLSKPATLNNYVRTVSLPSSCATSGTRCLISGWGNTSSSGNYYPDRLRCLDAPILSDSSCRSAYPGQITSNMFCAGFLEGGKDSCQGDSGGPVVCNGQLQGVVSWGYGCAQRNKPGVYAKVCNYNSWIRSTMSSN